The genomic interval ACACCCAAGTACCGGAGAAGTCGTGGGTTTTACCATTCTTAATTTTATAAAGCGAGGAAGTAAAAAATTAGCAGCTATTAGTGTTCCGCTTAAAGCAGAATTTACTCTTGCAAAGTAAGAGGCAAATAGACTAAACATTATGAAGAATTACATCGCTATTATCAAAAAATTTAACAGCCATTTTGTGGCCTTATGTCCGGAGCTGAATGTTTCCGCTCAAGGCGAGACCTTATTGGAAGCCAGAGAACAGTTAAAAGATGCTATTGAAGAATATTTGGAATTTTCTGG from Patescibacteria group bacterium carries:
- a CDS encoding DUF2283 domain-containing protein, producing the protein MSKLNYYFDKEADVLYFSQGKPQKNIISQEIGDDIIVRKHPSTGEVVGFTILNFIKRGSKKLAAISVPLKAEFTLAK
- a CDS encoding type II toxin-antitoxin system HicB family antitoxin → MKNYIAIIKKFNSHFVALCPELNVSAQGETLLEAREQLKDAIEEYLEFSGEEKITSASLDVETLREFSLETAEVY